A section of the Candidatus Thioglobus autotrophicus genome encodes:
- a CDS encoding NnrS family protein, whose protein sequence is MINLNQHQEYTTKPILRLGFRPFFFASGVIAVISMLMWMIFYPALILVNNANPIDWHAHEMIFAYGSAVTIGFLLTASKNWTGVQTLYKKPLLALTLLWLGGRFLPFVAHDFLIYQAVIDSSFLVLSTLAIAWPIIKAKNWNNVSIVAKLVLLSAAHILFYLGLLGVVSQGVYLGIYLGFYLIISLLFMMSRRLLPFFIERGLGLNTELKNSKFLDLASLFLFLAFIVFELFFQTIASTILAGLLFIVHSIRLVNWHHHGLWKKPLLWSIYLAYGLLTLGFGLHAVSYFVSMMPNISTHSFAFGFALMTLSMMARVSLGHTGRNVFQPPKQINLMFILLTLAFITRVVLVSIFPEYYTNLIFISQLLWILSFSGFVIIYTPMFFQARLDGQFG, encoded by the coding sequence ATGATTAATTTAAATCAACACCAGGAATACACAACCAAACCTATACTACGACTAGGGTTTAGGCCTTTTTTCTTTGCCTCTGGCGTTATTGCTGTTATTTCCATGCTCATGTGGATGATATTCTATCCAGCACTTATCCTTGTTAACAATGCCAATCCAATTGATTGGCATGCGCACGAGATGATTTTTGCCTACGGATCAGCAGTTACTATTGGTTTTTTACTAACTGCTAGTAAAAACTGGACAGGCGTACAAACTCTTTACAAAAAACCTTTGTTAGCTTTAACCTTATTATGGCTTGGTGGACGCTTTTTGCCTTTTGTTGCGCATGATTTTTTAATTTACCAAGCGGTGATTGATAGTAGCTTTTTAGTACTATCAACACTGGCTATTGCTTGGCCTATTATTAAGGCTAAAAACTGGAACAATGTCAGTATTGTGGCAAAGCTAGTCCTATTGAGTGCAGCGCATATTTTGTTTTATTTAGGTCTATTAGGTGTTGTTTCTCAAGGAGTCTATCTAGGTATTTATCTAGGGTTTTATTTGATTATCAGCTTGTTGTTTATGATGTCAAGACGCTTGCTGCCGTTTTTTATCGAGCGTGGATTAGGCTTAAACACTGAATTAAAAAATTCAAAATTTCTAGACTTGGCTTCATTGTTTTTGTTTTTAGCCTTTATAGTGTTTGAGCTTTTCTTTCAAACTATTGCATCCACGATATTAGCCGGATTGTTGTTTATCGTTCACAGCATTAGGCTGGTTAATTGGCATCACCATGGTTTATGGAAAAAGCCACTGCTTTGGAGTATTTATCTAGCCTACGGCTTACTAACTCTAGGCTTTGGACTGCATGCAGTATCTTACTTTGTAAGCATGATGCCCAATATTAGCACGCATAGTTTTGCTTTTGGTTTTGCTTTAATGACGCTGAGTATGATGGCTCGTGTATCGCTAGGACATACAGGGCGTAATGTATTTCAACCACCTAAGCAAATCAACCTCATGTTTATTTTGCTAACGCTGGCATTTATTACTCGTGTCGTCCTAGTTTCAATATTTCCTGAATATTACACCAACCTTATTTTTATCTCTCAATTGTTGTGGATTTTATCTTTCTCTGGGTTTGTTATTATTTACACACCCATGTTTTTTCAAGCGCGTCTTGATGGGCAGTTTGGCTGA
- a CDS encoding hemerythrin domain-containing protein, producing the protein MKVAGELLILTREHHSALSLANKCLNAVKANNEVEIQTLCAKISQNFKMDYSEHFDTEESTIFTFLSEKSDDLAQLCAQLTLEHQQLYKISSELANQPESLEKFGKLLKSHARLENRELFPNIDLLSAPQRRQILNSSAKHGSATIYE; encoded by the coding sequence ATGAAAGTTGCTGGCGAATTACTCATTTTAACGCGAGAGCATCACAGTGCATTGTCGCTAGCCAACAAGTGTCTCAATGCAGTTAAGGCAAATAATGAGGTGGAAATTCAAACCTTGTGCGCAAAAATATCGCAAAATTTCAAAATGGACTATTCTGAGCATTTTGACACCGAAGAATCCACTATTTTTACCTTTTTAAGCGAAAAATCAGACGATTTAGCACAATTATGCGCCCAATTAACCCTAGAGCACCAGCAATTGTACAAAATTTCATCAGAATTGGCTAATCAGCCAGAATCTTTAGAAAAATTTGGCAAATTATTAAAATCACATGCTAGATTAGAAAACAGAGAATTATTCCCAAATATTGACTTACTCTCTGCGCCACAGCGCCGACAAATTCTTAACTCTAGCGCTAAACACGGCTCTGCCACAATTTATGAGTGA
- a CDS encoding DUF2201 family putative metallopeptidase, with amino-acid sequence MSDSGYPYWRSDKLKSTPEPKVEVIGEDVIFENNIDDIDLEMVEAKLTKARTQLILDKPFLGNLVLRLPLKAAGSWCKTSATDAKSFYYNPSFIDKLNNHQTKFVLIHEALHCALTHFSRRGNRDKHKWDLACDFAINPLLVKEGFRPPLDVPIFSKYESMIAEEIYPMIDDSIDTEPMDQHLYDDDPKDDADESDGGMREDSLEGEKDNTSGKGQDNKPSSANANSEGLAKQPPPLTPDEMQTLSGQWQKNLASSAQLAQQAGKLEGEFAKLIDFFLQPQLSWQSLLAQYMSTLARDDFSYARASRRSGDAILPSLRSSQIDVSVAIDTSGSISQEEINEFVSEINAIKSNMRASITLIACDEKLDSKLIWRFEAWDELQFPVSLGGGKGTNFNPVFDYIEQQDAHPSVLVYFTDAKGKFPEFEPSYPVMWLVKGKEPIPWGSRIQLN; translated from the coding sequence ATGAGTGATTCTGGCTATCCTTATTGGCGTAGTGATAAGCTGAAATCTACGCCTGAGCCAAAGGTAGAAGTGATTGGCGAAGATGTTATCTTTGAAAACAATATTGATGATATTGATTTAGAAATGGTTGAAGCAAAGCTTACCAAAGCGCGTACACAGCTTATCTTAGATAAACCTTTTTTGGGAAATTTGGTTCTGCGTTTGCCGTTAAAGGCAGCTGGGTCTTGGTGTAAAACCAGTGCCACAGATGCCAAAAGTTTTTACTACAATCCTAGTTTTATCGACAAACTTAACAACCATCAAACAAAATTTGTACTCATTCATGAGGCGCTTCATTGTGCGCTAACGCACTTCTCTCGACGTGGCAATCGCGACAAACACAAATGGGATTTGGCTTGTGATTTTGCCATTAATCCTTTACTGGTTAAAGAAGGGTTTCGCCCGCCTTTAGATGTGCCCATCTTTAGCAAATATGAAAGCATGATTGCCGAAGAGATTTATCCGATGATTGATGACAGTATTGATACCGAACCCATGGATCAGCACTTGTACGATGATGATCCAAAGGATGATGCTGACGAGTCAGATGGCGGTATGCGCGAAGATAGTCTTGAAGGTGAAAAAGACAACACATCTGGCAAGGGGCAAGATAACAAACCATCATCAGCCAATGCAAATTCTGAGGGTTTGGCTAAGCAACCACCACCACTAACGCCTGATGAAATGCAAACACTCAGTGGGCAATGGCAAAAAAATCTAGCCTCGTCAGCACAACTCGCACAACAAGCGGGCAAACTAGAGGGTGAATTTGCCAAATTGATTGATTTTTTCTTGCAGCCTCAACTCTCTTGGCAATCACTTTTGGCGCAATATATGTCTACACTTGCCCGCGATGATTTTTCATACGCGAGAGCCTCAAGAAGAAGTGGTGACGCAATTTTGCCATCGCTTAGGTCGAGTCAAATAGATGTCAGTGTTGCTATTGATACCTCTGGATCAATCTCTCAAGAAGAAATCAACGAATTTGTCTCTGAAATTAATGCTATTAAAAGCAATATGCGCGCCTCGATAACACTTATTGCTTGTGATGAAAAGCTCGATTCAAAACTAATTTGGCGTTTTGAAGCTTGGGATGAATTGCAATTTCCCGTTTCGTTGGGCGGCGGTAAAGGGACTAATTTTAACCCTGTATTTGACTATATAGAGCAACAGGATGCCCATCCTAGTGTTCTTGTTTATTTCACCGATGCCAAAGGAAAATTTCCAGAATTTGAACCTAGCTATCCAGTAATGTGGCTGGTTAAAGGCAAAGAGCCAATTCCTTGGGGATCTAGGATTCAACTTAATTAA
- a CDS encoding rhodanese-like domain-containing protein, which produces MQDLTPKALEEYLELNKPLLLDVREQWEWDKCHFDTARLLPMGQIMDNIDSLDKAAEIVIICHHGIRSMQVARYFESIGFERVINLKGGIDAWAKTIDSSMALY; this is translated from the coding sequence ATGCAAGATTTAACGCCTAAAGCCTTAGAAGAATATTTAGAGCTTAATAAGCCTTTGTTACTCGATGTTAGAGAGCAGTGGGAGTGGGATAAATGTCATTTTGATACAGCAAGGCTGTTGCCAATGGGGCAAATTATGGACAATATCGATAGCCTTGATAAAGCAGCAGAAATAGTGATTATTTGTCACCACGGTATTCGCTCTATGCAAGTAGCACGCTATTTTGAATCGATTGGCTTTGAGCGCGTTATTAATCTAAAAGGTGGTATTGACGCCTGGGCTAAAACCATAGATAGCTCGATGGCCTTATACTAA
- the rlmB gene encoding 23S rRNA (guanosine(2251)-2'-O)-methyltransferase RlmB, with the protein MSKTIVIFGFHAIQAQLDSTPEGFVKVLTLDNRNDKRVNQITSQLHQLGIQTHKSTKQQLDKLSKNQTHQGVVAEILLPTLPNQDELIGFVSRLETPPLILILDSIQDPRNLGACLRSANAAGVDCVVINKDGSAPINALVHKTSAGALNQLKIFQVTNLARTIKALQQENIWVVGLDGSTDTSIYQIDLTTPTALIMGTEGKGLRQLTKQSCDQLALIPMQGNVESLNVSVATGISLFEASRQRLV; encoded by the coding sequence ATGTCTAAAACAATTGTTATTTTTGGTTTTCACGCTATTCAGGCACAACTTGATTCGACGCCAGAAGGCTTTGTTAAAGTATTAACTCTGGATAATCGCAACGATAAGCGTGTAAATCAAATCACCTCTCAACTCCATCAGCTCGGTATTCAAACGCATAAATCAACCAAGCAACAGCTTGATAAGCTTAGTAAAAATCAAACCCATCAAGGGGTGGTGGCTGAAATTTTACTACCCACTCTACCCAATCAAGATGAATTAATTGGCTTTGTCTCTCGATTAGAGACGCCGCCTTTGATTTTAATCCTAGACTCTATTCAAGACCCAAGAAATCTTGGTGCTTGTCTGCGTAGTGCAAATGCTGCTGGCGTGGATTGTGTGGTGATTAATAAAGACGGCTCTGCGCCAATTAACGCACTCGTCCATAAAACCTCTGCGGGCGCATTGAATCAACTCAAAATTTTCCAAGTAACCAACCTAGCTAGAACCATTAAGGCACTGCAGCAAGAAAATATTTGGGTGGTGGGTCTTGACGGCTCTACCGATACTTCGATCTATCAGATTGACCTAACCACACCAACAGCTTTAATTATGGGCACTGAAGGCAAAGGCTTAAGACAACTCACTAAACAATCCTGTGACCAATTAGCCCTTATTCCAATGCAAGGTAATGTTGAGAGTTTGAATGTCTCCGTGGCAACGGGTATTAGCTTATTTGAGGCATCTAGACAGCGCTTAGTATAA
- a CDS encoding peptidylprolyl isomerase, translating to MNKLPLLALIISLSVSAAPNSIIAIVNDHLITQDALSGQDLVKNKLDAVNQQIDILLQMDKVAQLGVKPKQTAINNMLKQVAKQNALTLEQLQKRPEFGDIMDSIQQKLSLNGLKELISSKAKFSISQAEIDQALANNPPGSDQLEVQIRIAQIAISSIDQTDSLLQSQDDLIQALLIDLSTQIQQGKSFTALAKLHSQDPSYKDGGESGWLVQERLPKDFIQVVKSLELQELSKPFKVGGGWRLVKVIDKRQIDRHLKTVKAALMRQKKGLYFRNWTKKLRKDAYIEIFDHKL from the coding sequence ATGAATAAACTTCCCTTATTAGCGCTGATTATTTCACTCAGCGTTAGTGCCGCACCTAATAGTATTATCGCCATTGTGAACGATCATTTAATCACTCAAGATGCGCTCAGTGGCCAAGATCTGGTCAAAAACAAATTAGACGCCGTTAATCAGCAAATTGATATTCTTTTGCAAATGGATAAAGTGGCACAATTAGGAGTTAAGCCTAAGCAAACTGCCATTAATAACATGCTGAAACAGGTTGCCAAGCAAAATGCTTTAACCCTTGAACAACTGCAAAAAAGACCAGAATTTGGGGATATTATGGATAGTATTCAACAAAAACTATCTTTGAATGGCTTAAAAGAATTGATTAGCAGCAAGGCTAAATTCTCTATTAGCCAAGCGGAAATTGACCAAGCTTTGGCCAACAACCCGCCCGGTAGTGATCAGCTAGAAGTGCAGATACGCATTGCTCAAATTGCTATTAGCTCGATCGATCAAACTGACTCATTATTGCAATCTCAGGATGACTTGATCCAAGCCTTGTTAATAGATTTATCTACTCAGATTCAGCAAGGAAAATCTTTTACTGCATTGGCAAAACTACATTCTCAAGACCCTTCTTACAAGGATGGTGGTGAATCAGGCTGGCTGGTGCAAGAGCGTCTACCTAAAGATTTCATTCAAGTAGTAAAATCTCTCGAGCTTCAGGAGCTGTCAAAACCTTTTAAAGTAGGAGGCGGTTGGAGATTGGTCAAAGTTATTGACAAACGTCAAATTGATAGACATTTAAAGACTGTTAAAGCCGCTTTAATGCGCCAAAAGAAAGGTTTATATTTTCGCAACTGGACTAAAAAACTTAGAAAAGATGCTTATATTGAAATTTTTGATCACAAACTTTAA
- a CDS encoding LPS-assembly protein LptD, with product MKKSLAFCSFALFSGLVSAQGYALNCADGRLLFPKQTLSNDENLDAIADRSEITKGDTYLLTGNVSLNSSAYYLSADEIQIKKSSKTSTAKGQVKFQDDELMFVGDKAVVKKQDDTIYTTLNQVQFHYPDAKINGQAQQVKNDGTQQVFDEVSYSLCPLGNTDWQMKADQITLNSKTNRGVASDVVVEFLGVPVFYSPHHEWVLEGRGSGFLAPAFGSYDESTANEDNNYQVRIPYYFNIAPDRDFLLTLNQLSSRGSVVEGKYRQLIAGNDYMDKGRLELEGQYLNEDDITNNARWLLNSSIDLSINEKTELSLTANRVSDTKYFEEIAHNNTSATALYSHVDLVYADKDQNLNIALFAENEQLVNSGTAAYTRAPEISISKTFTGMDNRQIDLSLVSAKFQHQTSTDTGLRTHAQANLSRPITTNAYSLTPKLSLSSTDYALDNATDENRSIYSFGLDSKLFLERETSLFGTDLVQTLTPRLAYNHTPKKDQSALPSFDSADKNDSYEGLFSGQKFTGIDRISNANNFTLGLESDFIDEETGDTYLSLKAAQTRHLDDTDMDSSGVLVSRRKYSDIALSADMSLSDFSFNNALQYDPETNKIDKRDSSASYILNPRKFLTLAHHYDRANSDPKSIELYGAYPLTQKVHVFAGINRSQNQATSAWTTSKETTGIAYESCCWALRLAHFKKHMGGTGYDYVTNFELVLKGLASTSPSLYKRLEDEVPNYLANLDDF from the coding sequence ATGAAAAAGTCACTTGCTTTTTGTTCATTCGCCCTATTCTCCGGCTTGGTCAGCGCACAAGGTTATGCGTTAAACTGTGCGGATGGCCGCCTACTTTTTCCAAAACAGACCTTATCAAACGACGAAAACCTAGATGCGATTGCCGATCGTAGTGAAATTACCAAGGGCGATACCTATCTATTAACAGGCAATGTATCGCTTAATTCAAGCGCCTACTACTTAAGTGCCGATGAAATTCAGATTAAAAAATCTAGCAAAACTTCAACTGCTAAAGGTCAGGTTAAGTTTCAAGATGATGAGTTGATGTTTGTGGGTGACAAGGCTGTTGTTAAAAAACAAGATGACACTATTTATACAACACTTAATCAAGTTCAATTTCACTATCCAGACGCCAAGATAAATGGTCAGGCGCAACAAGTGAAAAATGATGGCACGCAACAGGTTTTTGATGAAGTTAGCTATTCTTTGTGTCCGCTGGGCAACACGGATTGGCAAATGAAAGCTGATCAAATCACACTGAATTCAAAAACCAATCGCGGTGTTGCAAGTGATGTTGTGGTTGAGTTTTTAGGTGTCCCGGTGTTTTATTCGCCACATCATGAGTGGGTTTTAGAAGGTCGAGGCTCGGGCTTTTTAGCGCCAGCCTTTGGTAGCTATGATGAGTCTACTGCGAATGAAGATAACAACTATCAAGTTAGAATCCCTTATTACTTTAATATCGCCCCAGATCGTGATTTTTTATTAACTTTAAATCAGCTTTCCAGTCGTGGTAGCGTTGTTGAGGGTAAATATCGCCAATTAATTGCTGGCAATGATTATATGGATAAAGGTCGTTTAGAGCTTGAGGGTCAGTATCTTAATGAAGACGATATTACCAACAATGCACGTTGGTTGTTAAATTCAAGTATTGATTTATCGATTAATGAAAAAACCGAGCTTAGCTTAACTGCCAATCGTGTTTCTGATACTAAATATTTTGAAGAAATTGCACATAACAATACTAGTGCTACCGCCTTATATTCCCATGTTGACCTGGTTTATGCAGATAAAGATCAAAATTTAAACATCGCTTTATTTGCTGAAAATGAGCAATTGGTTAATAGTGGTACGGCTGCTTACACACGCGCACCAGAGATTTCAATCTCTAAAACATTTACAGGTATGGATAATCGCCAGATAGATTTATCTTTAGTGAGTGCTAAGTTTCAACATCAAACATCAACTGATACAGGGCTTCGTACTCATGCACAAGCAAACCTCTCTCGCCCAATCACAACCAATGCCTACTCTTTAACGCCAAAACTCAGTCTTTCTAGTACAGATTATGCACTGGATAATGCTACGGATGAGAATAGATCTATCTATAGTTTTGGCCTAGATTCAAAACTTTTCTTAGAGAGAGAAACTAGTTTGTTTGGTACAGATCTTGTTCAAACCCTAACCCCAAGACTGGCCTATAACCACACCCCTAAAAAAGATCAAAGTGCCCTGCCAAGCTTTGACTCTGCCGATAAAAATGACTCTTACGAGGGTTTATTTTCAGGGCAGAAATTTACCGGTATTGATAGAATCAGCAATGCCAACAACTTCACTTTAGGTCTTGAGTCTGATTTTATAGATGAGGAAACAGGCGATACTTATTTAAGTTTAAAAGCAGCACAAACACGCCACCTTGATGACACGGATATGGATAGCTCGGGTGTATTGGTAAGTCGAAGAAAATACTCAGATATCGCTTTATCAGCTGATATGAGTTTAAGTGATTTTAGCTTTAACAACGCCCTGCAGTACGACCCAGAAACCAACAAAATCGACAAACGCGATAGTTCGGCAAGCTATATTCTTAACCCAAGAAAATTCCTAACTTTAGCACACCATTATGACAGAGCTAACAGCGATCCTAAATCAATTGAGTTGTATGGTGCCTATCCATTAACCCAGAAAGTGCATGTTTTTGCAGGTATTAATAGATCGCAAAACCAAGCAACCAGCGCCTGGACCACGAGTAAAGAAACTACCGGTATTGCTTACGAGTCTTGTTGCTGGGCATTGCGTCTAGCGCATTTTAAAAAGCACATGGGTGGCACTGGTTACGACTATGTCACTAACTTTGAGCTAGTGCTTAAAGGGCTTGCCTCTACTTCACCAAGCTTGTATAAACGCCTTGAAGATGAAGTGCCAAATTACCTAGCCAATCTGGATGATTTTTAA
- the hflK gene encoding FtsH protease activity modulator HflK, which produces MAWNDNNNNQNPWGGNNQTPPELDEVIKEFKNKFNGLFGSNKSTNSSATPTPPQGSVKFIVIIAALVWMLSGIYIIDPAEKGVVLRFGAFQEETSQGPHWHLPFPIETLSRVNVEQIRTSEIGYRNVVKGGRNFGGNVSSESLMLTKDENMIDAKFAVQYKINDVQAYLFNVASPDTTLRQVSESAIRQVVGQNTMDYILTEGRVSIADDIKERSQELLDLYKTGLQITTVNMQDAQPPEQVQAAFSDAVKAREDKQRLINEAQTYANDILPKSRGLAARLLEESKAYKSEVTSKSEGEASRFKQILAEYEKAPAVTKERLYRETMEGVLAATSKVVVDSKANSMMYLPIDKLISTKQTSTQTTPQTTQEQAEAANDARNIFRNRGVR; this is translated from the coding sequence ATGGCTTGGAATGATAACAACAATAATCAAAACCCTTGGGGTGGCAACAACCAAACACCACCAGAGTTAGATGAAGTAATTAAAGAATTTAAAAATAAATTTAATGGATTATTTGGTTCGAACAAATCAACTAACTCATCAGCAACACCAACACCCCCGCAAGGCAGTGTGAAATTTATCGTCATTATTGCTGCACTGGTTTGGATGTTATCAGGCATCTATATTATTGATCCTGCTGAGAAAGGTGTTGTTTTACGTTTTGGCGCCTTCCAAGAGGAAACCTCTCAAGGTCCTCACTGGCACTTACCATTCCCTATTGAAACTTTAAGCAGGGTTAATGTAGAACAAATCAGAACTTCTGAAATCGGCTATCGTAATGTCGTTAAAGGCGGTCGTAATTTCGGTGGCAACGTTTCTTCTGAATCACTTATGTTGACTAAAGATGAAAACATGATTGACGCTAAGTTTGCGGTTCAATACAAAATCAATGATGTGCAGGCTTACTTATTTAATGTTGCTAGTCCAGATACAACACTACGTCAAGTGTCTGAAAGTGCCATTCGTCAGGTGGTTGGCCAAAACACGATGGATTACATCTTGACTGAAGGTCGAGTAAGTATCGCTGATGACATTAAAGAAAGATCTCAAGAATTGCTAGATTTATACAAGACAGGCTTGCAAATTACCACGGTTAACATGCAAGACGCTCAACCCCCTGAGCAGGTTCAAGCAGCTTTTTCTGATGCAGTAAAAGCGCGTGAAGACAAGCAGCGTTTAATCAATGAAGCGCAAACCTATGCGAATGATATTTTGCCAAAATCTCGTGGTCTTGCTGCTCGTCTCTTGGAAGAATCTAAAGCTTATAAGTCTGAAGTAACCTCTAAGTCTGAAGGTGAAGCATCTCGATTTAAGCAAATTCTAGCAGAATACGAGAAAGCGCCAGCTGTTACCAAAGAGCGTCTTTATCGTGAAACTATGGAAGGCGTGCTAGCAGCGACTAGCAAAGTTGTGGTTGATTCAAAAGCCAACTCAATGATGTACTTACCGATTGATAAATTAATTAGCACTAAGCAAACTAGCACTCAAACCACCCCTCAAACTACTCAAGAGCAAGCCGAGGCAGCCAATGATGCTAGAAATATTTTCCGTAACAGAGGAGTAAGATAA
- the hflC gene encoding protease modulator HflC produces MKKLGLIIIAAVFFVLSSALYTVNETQTAIKLRLGEIVSVEKEPGLKLKMPFVNNVVKFDDRVQTLDAPSERFLTGEKKNVIVDSYVKWRINDAEQFYKSTGGNLARTDNRLAQIIKTGLKSEFSKRTIADVVSGERGEIMSNIVKLAKKDISEFGIEIVDVRIKRIDLSQEVSNSVYRRMQAERQRVAKEFRSKGAEEAEIIRAAADKERTIILANAYRDSEMIRGEGDAISAGNYAQAYNENVDFYSFYRSLESYKKSFSGQNDIMVLNPNTEFFRHFNPEVK; encoded by the coding sequence ATGAAAAAGCTAGGATTAATTATCATTGCAGCGGTATTTTTTGTACTAAGTTCGGCGCTTTATACGGTTAACGAAACTCAAACCGCTATCAAACTACGTTTAGGTGAAATTGTCAGTGTTGAAAAAGAGCCTGGACTTAAATTAAAAATGCCATTTGTTAACAATGTGGTGAAATTTGACGACCGAGTACAAACACTCGATGCACCATCTGAGCGTTTTTTAACTGGTGAAAAGAAAAATGTGATTGTAGATTCGTATGTTAAATGGCGAATTAACGATGCAGAGCAATTTTACAAGTCAACAGGCGGTAATTTAGCGCGTACCGATAATCGTCTTGCGCAGATTATCAAAACAGGTCTTAAGAGTGAATTCTCAAAGCGTACGATTGCTGATGTAGTTTCTGGTGAGCGTGGTGAAATTATGTCCAATATTGTTAAACTTGCTAAAAAAGATATCAGTGAATTTGGCATTGAGATTGTTGATGTACGTATTAAGCGTATCGATCTATCGCAAGAGGTATCAAACTCGGTCTATCGTCGAATGCAAGCAGAGCGTCAACGTGTTGCGAAAGAATTTAGATCTAAGGGTGCTGAAGAAGCGGAAATTATTCGCGCAGCAGCGGACAAAGAAAGAACTATTATCTTAGCAAATGCCTACCGTGATTCAGAGATGATACGAGGTGAGGGTGATGCAATTTCAGCAGGAAACTATGCACAAGCCTACAATGAAAATGTAGATTTTTACTCATTCTATCGCTCACTAGAATCTTATAAGAAATCATTTTCTGGTCAAAATGACATTATGGTATTAAATCCAAATACTGAATTCTTCCGTCACTTTAACCCTGAGGTTAAATAA
- a CDS encoding ATP phosphoribosyltransferase regulatory subunit has translation MKTWQLPEGIDELSGNQALNFEMLRRQLIDLYTDKGFGLVIPPMVEHVDSLLLTSDSVNEKTFKFLDPVSGKMLGVHADITPQIARIDARRASNNIEKYCYINSILQTRADDFYDSRSPIQAGAELYGSNDISADVEVIELMLDSLKILSIESVVISLGNVAIFDALIAQENLDSDQTTELRHIFAHRSSPDLVTFTQQHSLVNTALFEALIKLEGERVVLDQAIALFADFPDALKAIQDLQAIDQALKGKNIQVSYDLAELQTYEYHTGIVFSAYNQNYSKALAQGGRYNGIGESFGQSRAATGFSFDLKFLSQSS, from the coding sequence ATGAAGACTTGGCAGCTACCCGAAGGTATTGACGAATTAAGCGGCAATCAGGCGCTTAATTTTGAAATGCTTCGACGTCAACTAATAGACCTTTACACTGATAAAGGCTTTGGCTTAGTCATCCCGCCAATGGTGGAACATGTGGATTCACTCTTGTTAACCAGTGATTCGGTTAACGAAAAAACCTTTAAATTTTTAGATCCTGTTAGTGGCAAAATGCTCGGTGTACATGCAGATATTACGCCGCAAATTGCGCGTATTGACGCTCGACGTGCGAGTAATAATATTGAAAAATATTGCTATATTAATTCAATTTTGCAAACTCGTGCTGATGACTTCTACGATTCACGATCCCCGATTCAGGCGGGTGCGGAGTTGTATGGTTCTAATGATATTTCAGCAGATGTTGAAGTCATTGAGCTTATGCTAGATAGTTTAAAGATTTTATCAATTGAGTCTGTTGTTATTAGCCTTGGAAACGTGGCAATTTTTGATGCATTGATCGCACAAGAAAACCTAGACTCAGATCAAACAACTGAACTGCGTCATATCTTTGCACATCGTTCATCCCCAGATCTGGTTACTTTTACCCAGCAACACTCGCTTGTTAATACAGCCTTGTTCGAGGCCTTGATTAAACTAGAAGGTGAGCGCGTCGTACTTGATCAGGCGATAGCACTTTTTGCAGACTTTCCTGATGCGTTAAAAGCCATTCAAGACTTACAAGCTATTGATCAGGCACTTAAGGGTAAAAATATACAAGTAAGCTATGATTTGGCTGAGTTGCAAACCTATGAGTATCATACGGGTATTGTCTTTTCAGCCTATAATCAAAACTACTCTAAAGCCTTAGCTCAAGGCGGGCGCTATAATGGTATTGGCGAGTCATTTGGGCAGTCACGAGCAGCCACAGGATTTTCGTTTGATTTGAAATTTTTATCTCAATCAAGTTAA